The genomic segment gaatgatatTTGAATGTTAAATATAGGCCTATCTCCTGAGTTCAGGACATCAccaaaattacttttttctcgGGCGGAGATCAATGCAGCCATGTGTCTGCTGCATTTTCACAAACAAGAGGCTCAGCACTGAACCACATTACGATGTTCAGGTGGGTGCAAAAGCTTGAGATGTTAATCATTAGTGGAATGAGCAAGACCAGCAGCGGACGCTAGCGCGAGAATGAAGGTCAGAGAGATATATGGGGATTATCATATCAACCTCAATAAATCCTGAAGCCACCAGCTCTCTCGCTGCTGTAAACAAATTAAGGCTCTTATCATTGTTGACCCGCTGAATGCGATGCCCTCACCTCTACCAAGAACAGTGCCCCGCTGCTTGAAAGGTGGACTTAACCTAGTTAATCAGACTCAAGAGTTTAATCGAGGGAATCTAGGTTTGATTATTCCACATGAAAATCTGATTCATATTCTGTATTTTGACCCATCTAGCCTGTTGACTAGTTGCAGTCcaacaaataaaagaacaaaaacagaagcttAATAATGATCTTCATTCAAAAAAGGTGGATGGTGGCAAAAAAAGCCAGCGGAATTTTTCCTAAAATTAGGGAGATACACAGGATCAATTGTGTCTAAGGCTCACTAAGTCGGACTGGTACGGATTAGCTTCAACTATAATAACGAGAATAACACGGTTAAATGGACATTGCTCGCTGTCATGCTGCGATTAGCTCCTCCTTCGTAAAATGTATCACCTCgatctcctgcagctgctcctggtTGGTGGAGTACATCTGCTGGAGGGCCTGCTCCAGCTCATGGTTCCTGTCCAGCAGGGTTTTCCCCAGTTCTGCTGCCAAATGGAGATCTGTCAAagcacaggggggaaaaaatgtaaacacatgatCCAAGACAGTTTCAATGCCCAAACACAGACAAGTGCAGGTCTCACACACGACTCATTGTCTCACTCTATTCATATTTGACACTGCTGCATCACAGAGGAATCCAAGGCATTCCTACCTTCCTTGTGACACTTCCTCTCACTACCTCCTCTTAACTTCTGGATGGATTGTCCCTCTGAATTATGTCTAACATGTACAGTCATGTAAGTTAGTCTCAAGTTATAACAAGTATATGCCCAAGGATTTTTGACTCAAACGTGACAAGTGTCCACTAAATAACAACCTGGAGGCCCTAGAGTTGGTAGCGAAGGGTAGAATGCAGCACAAACTACATCCGCTGTTGGAAAAATACCTCACATCCCCTCCTAAAATCTGCTTGTCAAACAGTAGAGCAGGACAGAGTCAGGACAGCAACTCAGGACTGATTTTTTTCCTACGATAAAACCAGGCTTCTTACTTCTTACTAACAAAATAGGCGCATCTAACAACTCCTTTCATCGACGATTAATgtgccaattattttcttgatggattttttctttttccatttccatttgacATCTACCATGGAATCTTTATTTGAAGaagcaaatgtttgacatttgtgcTTGAAAAAGGGCTGAAACAATGTGATGATGATCTAAGTGGTTGCAGATACTTTAATGGCCAATTAGTTAACTGACGGGTTGACTAATTCATTACGCTTTATTTTAGACTGACAGGTTAATATCAGTATAACATTTTAACTGTAATTGTAATTGTTTCCAAATGCTAAATCATTCCGCTACTGTTCAGTGTTCTCTTGCACTTCTTAGACCTTCTAAATGAACATCTGTCTGTATCTATCTCTTTATCTCAAATCCCTGTATTTCTAACATACCTCTACTTCAGGgaatacatacaatacaaagTATATTAAATGAACGATTCATTTTATTCTAATATACAGCAAGCAAGCAAAATCCAGCATCATGCCATACAATGCATATAAAGTGTAGTAGCGGGAACGATAATTGTTCGGTGTAAACTATAATCAATATATATTACAGAGTTTGGCTCGAGTTTTTCCTCAGGTTTATATTTTGTTCTTGTTATACCGTATATCCTCATGTCCATTttagtttctgtcatttcatgaCTGATGTGACTTGCTCCTATTAATCAGAAAACAATCGGCACATAGGACCAGTGACAGCCTCAGGAAATCCTCAGGATGTCTCAGCTTCTACCCCCATGACCACTGAGAGTCTGTGTGGAGCCATTCACTCACTTCATCTGTGAGCAGCGGTACAGATTCCTTTTGTGCTACTTTAAACTTCTAAGTTACTACTCTTCAGACCAATAtcatacatttaaattttttttaaagttgatatgaaaaaaattgcatattattacagatttttttttaaattctacttTCTGACTTGTGACCTCCTCTTCTGATGTCACAGatgtttatgatttatttttgaccCCTTATTTGACATTAAGAGTAAAGGTTAGAGAAGAGCTTGTGTAGCAGAACTTATGATTTGTAACTTTCCCCCAAACTTCTTTCTGTGAAACCTTTTGTTATTGTCTCATGCATTAAATGCGGTGGACCTCTTCAATAAAAGCCAGATCACACAAGTTTtttgcttattaaaaaaaagcatgcaaCACAAGACAGCTGATGACCAGTcgtgtcatgtcatgtcatgtcgtgtcgtgtcgtgtcgtgtcgtgtcagCCCTCGGAGCTCAGGGTGGGACCACTCAGCCGCGCGGCTCCTACCGTGCTCGAGGTCCTGCGGGTGGTGCCAGGACTCCGCGCTCTTGTCAAACTCTTCCTCCAATATCATGTCAGTTAACATTTTGACAGCCGCGGGGCGAGCGACGACTCCACCTGTGCGAAACCCGACacaccggtgtgtgtgtgtgtgtgtgtgtgtgtgtgtgagaagtggGGCAGCTCGACCGCCGCCTACCGCCGTGTGTGCAGGAGGGTGAAGTGCATCGCCCCGGCGTGGGAGCAGCGTTATAAGGCCGCCGTCTCTACAGCAACGTGGCAAATATCTAATACCCGACAACATCCGGTAGGTGGCAgatataggattttttttttttttttgattaactgTGAAATCGctctccattttatttttaaatgtacagtttaCAAACAAGCACGACGagcgtgaagaagaagaagaagaacggtttaatttttaaaaaaatattatttgtgttattgttttagttgtcgttacttcctgttttcaatTGACAGACATTTTGTATGGGCAAATCAAAAAGCAGCAGTTGTAGGCCAATAACGCCTCGGGCCAATCAGGTGTTCGCTTGTTGTCTtcagcccccgcccccccgccctaCCTGCTCCACTTTCACATACATCGTGTTTGACAGGTTTGACAGGAACTTCACTTTGCTTTGGAATACTTTTCCTGGTTTAGTCAGTGCTCCATTGAACTCCATTCACTGGGACTCAAAATCAATCTCAGGACCGACCgcgtgttttcttcttcttcttcttctctggagtATTGATCAAATGCACACTTCCTGCTGATAGCAAACGATGCTGATCGGGGCCAGCGTGACGTAGATAATATCCTCGTTCCCAATACTTCAGTCTGCGAAGTTACATGAGTGTGTTTGGAGAAACTCGGCTCCGCaaggatgaaggagatgaacgtGTTCCGACACCTGATCAACTTTGGCGTCAACCCTGCAGCTCTGGCCTACGCCATGACAACGCTGGGATCTACCATGATCAACAATATATTCAGCTTCTACTATGTCAAACTCTTCCTCAATAAGTACAAGATCTCAGAGGGGGCATTCCACCAATCACAAGTGAGTATTTTCCTCTCTGACACATTTTTCTTATGCAAATGCATTATCAATATCTGTGGGCAGTGCAACTTCCCAGGGCCTcaggtaagataagataatcgTTTATTAGTTCCACTATGGGGACATTTTCCATGTTAAAGCAGCTATGCGGgtagtaaaaatagaaacatgagtaaaaaaaaaagtaacaaataaGTATGCGTGCAATATAAACAAATGTAAAGAACAATATATACAgtgcaaactgtaaaaaaaaaaggccatgccacTATACAGCGATCTGACAACTTGAAAATTGTGTGATCGTGTTGTACagtccaacagcagcaggaaggaacgACCTGCGATATCTCTCCTTCAGACACTTTGGGTGTATCACTCTGTCACTGAGGGAGATGCCTATAATGCTGTGATGGTGTCCTGCTGTTCTTGGCTTCACACATGGCTGCTTGTCGTCTCATCCGAGCCACCGTCTTAAGCCGAAAgctgcaaatcctcacatttcagaagcaaatggagcaagacattttttttgtgttactcaaaatatttgctgctgatgatgattaaCTAATTGATTGGTCATTTTCAcaaatagggttagggttaggattatcatcttttttaattgaatgatcTCGTGAACTTCCCCTCCGCAGGTGGTGTACATGATTTGGAACGCGGTCAATGACCCTCTCTTCGGCTACCTGCAAGATAACTCCCGGGTGCCTTGTTTCACCCAGCGACGCCTCTCCATCCTGTATGGCGCTGCCTTCTACTCACTGTCTTTCCTTCTGGCCTGGTTCCCATGGCGCTCCTACGCCCCCGGTGACTGGCTGAGCGGCTTGCATTTGATAGTGACTCTGTGTGCTTTTGACGGCATGCTGACTTTTGTGCTGCTGGCACAATGTGCATTGTTTGCGGAGATTTCCAGCCAGCATCAGAGCCGACTGAGACTCATAAAGTACAGCCAGGTAAGGACTTTGTATACCAAAAATGGaattcctctttcttctttgtaCGTGATACAAATTTCCTTCCTTCTTACATTCCGTCTCTTTTAATTCCCCAGGTGGCCTCTCTCATTGGCTCCTCCAGCATCCTTTTCTGTGGTTTGCTGTCCAAAAACATGGAAGACTTTCCGGCCTTCCAAGCCTTCACAGTGCTCACTGCTGTCCTAAGCTGCGGCTGCATGCTCTATACAGGCCTCTACAGTGAGAGCCGCTTCGATAACAAAGGATCGGAATCCGATGCCCCTGAGGCTGTTGACAAGACGTCCCCTcagtcagtgttttctgtctcctcgTTAAGAATATTGATGTGGCAAATCCTGACCAATCGAGACTTTCAGCTATTTGTGCTCATGAACTTCTTCCAGGTTTTCCTGTTGACTTTCTTTAACAATTTTACCATGATATTTGCGGAGCACTTAATCCCCCCAGATGCACTTCCATCTCTGGCCAAGAGCATCATGTATGGAGCAGGATTCATCTGTCCACAGGTAATGTCCTCTCAGTTGTCcgtttttaataatttttaaatgGGAGGTTTGGCACTGGTGTATAATGATCTGTCAAACAACTTCATTTGCTTTTGTCCATCGCTTTACCTCACAGGACAATATTGACCATTTTGCATGGTTAAGTCTGTCCACATTGCATGTCCTTCCCTCACAATACtcctgactttattttttttatcatatattttcggaacatttgttttttggctGCCCTCGTTCATTCTCTCTCAGATGTCAGAGCTCTGTATAAGCACCTGAATGCGCCAGGGAAACCCTTTCAAAATACTTGATATACTAGTCTAGAGTGTTctactttgtgttttgctttgcgTTGTTCCTATACTATTCCTTATCTCCTTCCCAGCTGTTGGTATTGAGCTGTCAGAGTCTGCTGCATGGCCTTGGCTACTACAAGATCATCCTCTTCACTTTCTACATAGAGGCTGGATTGGCGGCTATCATGCTAGCACTTGGCCCTCAGCACTACTATTTTATGGCCTTTTATCTCACTTTTAACATGTAAGAGGTTAAATGACTTGTTTCCATAATCACTGTATCAAATCACCCCAGTTTGTTTGAATCATAACTGCACTGTCACCTTTGTCTCCCATGCAGGGTTATAATTCAAGCAGCCTTCAGTCTTTTCGGCTTGCCTTTGGCTGACATCATCGACACAGACTTGCAGAGGTACCAGCgcaggtaaaaacaaaaacaaaacgtacaaatacataatttttGATGCAGCATTGTTTTACGAACATGTGTTTTTACAATaccacatacatttttttagcaTTAGGCAATATCCTGCTTTTCTGACCTGTGCCACATAAATTGACATgtctaatgaaaacaaatagtCTTTTCTTGTCCTTTTTATAATGAAACTAATTCTGTTCATTTTATCTTCATGTTTCGTTATGTCATGATTTTCTCCACCCCTCAACCCCTGTCTACagttcccctctctcctcgaTGGTGTTTGGGACGAATGCTCTGTTCACCAAGCCGGGCCAGTCCCTGGCCCCTATGTTAGTGCTCAGCATCCTCAACCAGTATGGATATGAACAGCTGAAGGAAGTAGTGGGGAAGTCAAATCCAAGGTACAGACACTatcttgctttaaaaaaactatttgagcCAAAAAAAGTGAGTCCAGCTAAAACTGATGTTTAGACAGGGCTGATGGACGGACTGCAGTGTCTGTTCACATTCAGAATAAGTGGACTGTTTCCTAATTCTGCCCCCTCCATATTTTAATGTGAATAACTttttaatgtgaatatatattaaTTCCTTTTAATATTATACAAGTAGTTATGGTTTTTTGATGATGCACTGATGGTAAGCCCTGGATCTGAATGTTTAATCTATTAATTTTGAATAGTTTGTAAtttatcaaacatttgttttgaatcattGATATTGAGTTTGATGTCCAACCCTCTCTGCGGCCCTTAGTTTCAATTTACCCATTTATGGtatgaaaaaaattaccaaTGTATCCAGTTCCCTgttcaaacaaaaacttaaaCTTCACCGATAAACTGTTTGATTAAAAGCATAAAAATTTGATTTTTCCTTAATCCCTGCAGTTatgaataaatttaaaaatacaaacactttGTGTCTTAGACAAAAATCTTCTTCTTTCCAGCGCCCTTGA from the Scophthalmus maximus strain ysfricsl-2021 chromosome 17, ASM2237912v1, whole genome shotgun sequence genome contains:
- the mfsd13al gene encoding transmembrane protein 180-like isoform X2, which translates into the protein MKEMNVFRHLINFGVNPAALAYAMTTLGSTMINNIFSFYYVKLFLNKYKISEGAFHQSQVVYMIWNAVNDPLFGYLQDNSRVPCFTQRRLSILYGAAFYSLSFLLAWFPWRSYAPGDWLSGLHLIVTLCAFDGMLTFVLLAQCALFAEISSQHQSRLRLIKYSQVASLIGSSSILFCGLLSKNMEDFPAFQAFTVLTAVLSCGCMLYTGLYSESRFDNKGSESDAPEAVDKTSPQSVFSVSSLRILMWQILTNRDFQLFVLMNFFQVFLLTFFNNFTMIFAEHLIPPDALPSLAKSIMYGAGFICPQLLVLSCQSLLHGLGYYKIILFTFYIEAGLAAIMLALGPQHYYFMAFYLTFNMVIIQAAFSLFGLPLADIIDTDLQRYQRSSPLSSMVFGTNALFTKPGQSLAPMLVLSILNQYGYEQLKEVVGKSNPRQKSSSFQRP
- the mfsd13al gene encoding transmembrane protein 180-like isoform X1, whose product is MKEMNVFRHLINFGVNPAALAYAMTTLGSTMINNIFSFYYVKLFLNKYKISEGAFHQSQVVYMIWNAVNDPLFGYLQDNSRVPCFTQRRLSILYGAAFYSLSFLLAWFPWRSYAPGDWLSGLHLIVTLCAFDGMLTFVLLAQCALFAEISSQHQSRLRLIKYSQVASLIGSSSILFCGLLSKNMEDFPAFQAFTVLTAVLSCGCMLYTGLYSESRFDNKGSESDAPEAVDKTSPQSVFSVSSLRILMWQILTNRDFQLFVLMNFFQVFLLTFFNNFTMIFAEHLIPPDALPSLAKSIMYGAGFICPQLLVLSCQSLLHGLGYYKIILFTFYIEAGLAAIMLALGPQHYYFMAFYLTFNMVIIQAAFSLFGLPLADIIDTDLQRYQRSSPLSSMVFGTNALFTKPGQSLAPMLVLSILNQYGYEQLKEVVGKSNPSALDSLHSVMFYLVCLVPMCVAVAQVLAWRPFSIRNSHTVDTKYIDS